In a single window of the Phocoena phocoena chromosome 14, mPhoPho1.1, whole genome shotgun sequence genome:
- the LYG2 gene encoding LOW QUALITY PROTEIN: lysozyme g-like protein 2 (The sequence of the model RefSeq protein was modified relative to this genomic sequence to represent the inferred CDS: inserted 3 bases in 2 codons), producing MLNPFLQSGTDRGVDGGGGTGPDSRSRVISGSGHTHPSSLECKAGGHLKGQAALQTGRQSGQKKFGKLAPMFPVPGFALTSQEQADTLGSACTSRGSRSFTLSMNPRLRSRLYHGCYGAIMTMETSAATCDITRVIAGSIHGFEMFAEMDLKVVKSYKXLIKEVRHCMDPALTAAIISRESHGGTIRQDGWDHKGLKFGLMQVQKKIHQPVGTWDSKEHLLQAVGILTDRIKVNQKKFPTWSVAQYLKGGFSAFKSGTEATATPADIDXDVISDIIARAKFCKRHGF from the exons atgcTAAACCCCTTCTTACAGAGCGGCACTGACCGTGgcgttgatggtggtggtggaacAGGTCCTGATAGTCGAAGCAGGGTCATCAGTGGCTCAGGACATACCCACCCTTCTTCCCTGGAATGCAAGGCTGGAGGCCACTTAAAAGGGCAGGCTGCTCTGCAAACAGGAAGGCAGTCCGGGCAGAA GAAGTTTGGGAAACTGGCACCCATGTTCCCAGTCCCTGGCTTCGCACTGACCTCCCAAGAGCAGGCAGACACTCTTGGATCTGCTT GCACTTCTAGGGGTTCACGCTCCTTCACCCTTTCAATGAACCCTCGCCTGCGTTCCCGCCTGTACCATGGCTGCTATGGTGCCATCATGACCATGGAGACCTCTGCTGCTACCTGTGATATCACCAGGGTGATTGCCGGCA GCATCCATGGTTTTGAAATGTTTGCTGAGATGGATTTGAAGGTCGTCAAGTCTTACA TTCTAATCAAAGAAGTCAGGCACTGCATGGACCCTGCTCTCACTGCAGCCATCATTTCCAGAGAAAGCCACGGCGGAACCATCCGGCAAGACGGCTGGGACCACAAAGGACTTAAATTTGGCTTGATGCAGGTAC aaaaaaaaatccatcaaccTGTTGGTACCTGGGACAGCAAAGAACACCTTTTGCAGGCTGTTGGGATTCTCACAGACAGAATTAAGGTAAACCAGAAAAAATTCCCTACGTGGAGTGTGGCTCAATACCTCAAAG GTGGTTTCTCAGCCTTCAAGTCAGGAACTGAAGCCACTGCCACCCCCGCGGACATAGA TGACGTCATCAGTGATATTATAGCTCGAGCTAAATTCTGTAAGAGACACGGCTTCTAG